A region of the Echeneis naucrates chromosome 15, fEcheNa1.1, whole genome shotgun sequence genome:
AGCTGTGCTCTCTTGGCGGAGCTGACACTGCAccaaataaaaagcaatgaatGAGGCCTGGTCTTGTTAATCAGAAAACAGAAGACTAAAATCTTCAGTGGTGTGCACGTTTGAAAATTTGTTTATCTCGTGACAACTAACCTTCACTCTTACCCATTTAGTGTTTTTTAGCATATCACACATGCAAGGCATACGGTTGTTACATCATACGCGACAACagtatttttgtgattttaattagTGCCAATACAAAATCAAGTTGTTAGCAAGCTACAGTCTATTATCTCACCCGGTTATGCATGAATGTTTGTGCGAATGGAAACATCAATGTtagaacaaaaacaaggcaACCACAGTACAGAGATGTGCAATACCAGGAGCCAGTTAGATGTTGGTGCTGATTGCATGTCGGTAGAGATGTGCTTTAAACAAGGAATAGTGTAGTGCTGCCCGTTCTGTGCCAGAATTTATGGCATTTTGAGAAATTTTAACCCCTTTCTTTCAATACAGCTTGACTGCTGATTTGTAACCAGCTCGCTCTTCACAGACATTAATTCAGCGTTGTACAGCACCTGAATACATCAAGACAGCAATCAGGTTGAGACCAGCAGGTTATTTATGTACAAGCCAGTTTATCAGTGGAGTATCCGGTGAAGGTATCTCTCTGGatcactctctcctcctctcctcactccAGAGCTGACTCTAACTGGTCTCTCAGACATCCCTGGAAGGCTTTGGCCCTGGGTTTGTACCACTGTGGCACCTGTGCTTCTCTCTGTCGTCCCTACAGCGGAGTGTCGCCGAGGCTCCGGACTGCCGTGTGTTTTTGCCTCAGAATCAGTCTCCTCTGCTACAACCTTTCCCTGGCTTCTTGGCGCGCTCTCCCCAATCCTGAACAATAATATTGGTGTTGTTGAAATACTTAAAAAGTGGTGACAAAGTTATAATTTTGGGTGTCGTGAATTCAATCTATTTCTGTTAGTAGTGTTTGTACCTGAGGTGGTTGAAGGCGCGGAGCCAGTGTGACCCCAGCGAATCTCGCCCGTTAGTCCTAAGCCCTCTCCGGTGACTTCGGGACCGGAGTCCGATTAGGGCCTGAGCGAGCTCAGCTTCATCTCCGTGGCCCCAAACCAGCTGTGCTCTCTGCTCCGCATCCTGGTCCCCTGCAGCCCTGAACAATCTCTGGAGCTGCCACAGGTTCACATCGCTAAAAATATTCCCTGAGCCagcctttctgtttcttctctcagcAAGTCGCCATAGCCTGGAAGGGCCTGCCATcatggaggaaggaggggaagcAGGTCCAGTATCCATCCGGAGAAACCCAGGAAAAGGTGACATACGATGGCTGTACTCTGTGGAGAGGTACACAAGAGCTTTTGCTAATTTTCCCCCATTCACATATCGAAATATCATTCTTACTTAGCCgacaaaacaacagaatatATCACAAGTATAATGTGGCCGACAACAGAGACGGGCTACGTAGAAACTCCTAAGGACACCTGTGACAGTGAAGCTCTGCCTGTCAGCTGCAGGTCTGCTGCTCTGGTTCTGTAATCCTGCTTTAAGAGGCAAGTGACGAGGAGCGCTTTAAAGCACATTAAACTGCAGCTGGTAACTTTTCTAGCATGGACTTTtaagtggaaaacaaaaaggtattAGCAACTGGCCAACGTCACGACTTTATCTGGGTCAGAGGCCTTCGATGAAAAACAGCTTTCTTTCAGTTAGACAAAAATATCTGGAGGGAATTTACTGACATTTCAACAGCACATCACTTCACAGAGGCTGTTTGTATAAACTCTATCCTCTAAAATCATCAGCAGCTAAGGTCATGATGTCAAACATGTGACCAGATTTCAGTCTTTTAATTAAGCCTCATTCTGCAGGAACTCCCTGCTCACTGTAGTATAACCATTAAGGCCTGCTGTGAATATCTCTGCTTGGACTGGGATAGATCCCGCTGCCATTGAATATATCTATAGCATGTGCAACtttgtgcaatattttttctacagcacagaacaacaaacacgAGGAAGCCTGCAGTACACAATCAGAGATGAGCTTATGTTTGGCAGACTTTATGGGCTGTATCTCTGTCTATTACTGTCTCATTTCTTTGAATAAGAGGTCGGTTAGCACTGACGAAATGTCCCAGGTCTGTCCTGTACTGCCCTCCAGCCGGTGTCCCCGCATTTGCATAACTGTTGCGGCCCACTGGTGCACAGTTCCCTTTGCAAgacgaacaaacaaaaacaaaacgaggTCTAAATGTTGTTGCGTTAATGTTTTTAGCTTCACCAAactggataaaataaaatgcaaacactgAACAGGTCTGTCTGCACGCTGCAGACCATGAAGCGGACAGCTGCTTACCCGATCGGCTGCTGTGTCCGCCGGACTCGGCTCCTATCGCATCCTGATCCTTTCTAATGAAACTACTGACActgatttcacacacacagcggcGGGTCGTCGGCCAAACTTCACTTACAAAAGCTTTCTGTCCTTGGAGCGATTATTAAATCAAGAGTCATTAACTGACCAATAGGAATAGAGATATCTACTGTTCCCTCCCTCCAGTCAGGAGACTGATTTCCTTTGACCAATCGGCACTGAGGGGAGGGGTCGAAGGGGAGTTTGGAGGCCCGCCTCCTGGCCACGTTGAGCGCGTGCCCTGAAATCCATTGACGTCAATGAACCCGGCTGGCACGAGAAGcgtgtgtggttttgtgtgtgagcagagcAGCGTGTAAGCAGGATGACGCAGACACGAGGGCTAGGCCATACACAGGCCTAATATAATATTACACAcattcactgtgtgtctgcGGCATGTTTGTTTCCAGTGGATGGACAGGGGGGGCAAGTAAACAAGTGCAAAGCCTGCGTACACACGTGttactttctcttcctctctgaagCCAACctgtcgaggcagatggctgcccacCCTCAGGCCGGATCTGCCCCagctttctgcctctttaaGGGTTTCAATCTTGCCATACTCGCCAAGTGCTGCCCATGGTCGCATTTGCTGTGTAACTTTCAATTAGCTCTATGAAAGGTTTGATCTGGACCCGctgtatatatacacagtgATATGAACTAAATTTGATGTaaatgaaatttgatttgacacatAGAAACGGCCTGAAATCAatcatagttttattttttgctccaTTGCAcgctttaaaaaaatgcatcatcTTATTCCGTCAATCATTTTGTGTAGCTTCTTAATGTCTGCAAAATGGCACAGATCGAGGAGGGTGACACGCCCCAGAGGAAACTACCCCGTTGGGAAATAGCAGATGAGTGGACATGGATGAATCCAGCGGTCcggcagaggaggagcaggcttTGAATTACAGGCCGCCCCCTCCCTAAcacccagccccccccccccagcacagATTCAGCAGAGGAAACGGAAAAGACGAAACTTTCAACAAcgcttttcatttcaaaacccCGGGGCTGTGGAAAGAACAGAGAGTTCATTCTCTTTTAAATGCCTCTACTCGTCCACGTTTGGCTCAAGTATTAGACCACAAATCCGCCCTTCATTTTCCGTTCCTTCCACTTTTTGCTCATCTTTTCCCCAGCTGTTTGCAGCTGGCAGAGAGCACCCGCCCTGTTCGGGGAAAAAAGGAACCGAGAGTGAccggaggaggagagagatggcACCCCAGCTCCCACAGCCGCAGGTGAGGAAGAGTATCCTGAAGTTCCTCCGGAGTTTCCTGGGAATCATCCGCATCCTGCAGATCGTCTTCGGAGCCGGACTGTGGGTCACCATCGCCGCGAGCAAATACGACGGCTCCATCCACTTCGTCCTGTTCGTCGCTGTCCTCTTCTGGCTCCTCACCCTcgccctcttcttcctcaccctTTTGGACAAGCAGGACCTGGTCCCGCTGCTGGGAGGGGAGCGCTGGTTGTGCACCAACCTGACGCACGACGCGGTCGCCGCCGTGCTCTACCTGCCGGCCATCGGGGTCATGATCTTCAAGACGGGTCGCATCTCGTACTGCAACCTGGAGCAGTACACGGAGCCGTGTCAGTACAAGGTCTACCTGACGGCCGCCGTGTTCGCCTGCCTGTGCTGCCTGGCGTACCTCCTGTCGGTTATTTATGGGGCGTGCAGGAAGTGTCTGGGGGAGACGACGGTCATCTGATCAGACTGATGGTTAGGGTTTGATAGCAATAAAGCGATGGGAGAGGGTCGGATGGGGTCGGGGGAGATCCACAGCAAGATGAGGAATAGTTAACTTCACTGTAATTTAACACTACAGCTACTCTAATCACAGGTTTATCTATTTTCTCTCCGCCTTGGTGGGGCAGACTCATGGCCTTACAGAGTATTAAAGTTCtgctgacatgaaaacatcCCAGAGGCCTGTCTCCACACAGGATTAGAAAAGTCTTTGGACAAAGTTAGgtttattattgtgtttgtcaagtaatttaatgtaatttccCCTTATAAAGAATCAGTCCTCTGGGGACGTATTATAGTTGGTAAGCAGTAAGTTTACAGTAAAATGCCTTAACAAATGTTTTGTAGATTCTAGCAGGTAGGCTACTAGGGAACTATTCATCTACAACCTCACATAGGATTAGTGCCATTGATTTTATAAGAGattgttttcattctctttttaaagtatatatttttatgcGTTTACATGTTTTTGTATGACAGCACACTTTGCTGAACAGTTACTGCAGCGTGATGGACTAAAACTTGCCGATATCCTTGCAGATaagctctgtttctgtcttgtcTGACTCACACTGCATACAGTTTTGCTCTTGGTTTCTGTCAAGAGTGCTGTGCTCAGCAAGGTTATGACATAAACAAGCCAACAATATGGATGTTATTGGTGCTATGTGTGCTGAACAAAATATTCCCTCAGTGTTCACTATGTAAAGCCAAAGAGCAAAAAGAGCAAGAATAAAGACCAAAAGCCAGTGAGGTGTTTCTTTGGTTACCATCCTTTTGTACGTGGACGTGTTCAGTTATGTCACTGGAGgaaaatgtttgtaaaatgcTTGTGTCAAATCTAGAGAAAGAGCTGGGCTGTGCGGACAAATTAGTGGCgttttccaaatgaaacacagattGTGAGCCCAGCAACAGAAGCCCTGAGGAACGTCCTGTAGAGAGATAAAAGCCTGGGCCAATTAGCAGACATCATTTATATGCTGTGCCACTAAGCCAAAGGAAAGACGCAGATCCTTTAAACTATCTGGGTCTCTAACAGACAATCACAGTGACTCACATATGCACAGGCAGTGTGTATGacagtgtgaatgtgctgcaTGATAGAAAATCTGTGTTGCGTGAGATTTATCCTACTTTTAGAAACATaacgtgtgtgcatgtgtttgatcTGTGTGTAATAATCTGGGAAGAGGCTTGTTCTTACCGGAACAGTCTGTTGGGGTTCTGGAGGTGGAATAACGTTCAGCCAATGAAAACAGAGCCAAGCAGTGAAGGATGATTCATGTCTCCTCTATTCCAGTCAGCATGCAGATCTTGTTAAGAACACACTGCAGACAAGTTGCTTTTACCAGCATCCAAAGCTCAACTGACCACAGTGACATCTCTATTTGGTTGCCTTAATACAGTCAGATAGAAAGCACAATTGACATCTTTGATTGACTTCATAATCCTTTGACAAATTTGGATTCATGCTTTGCACACTTGTTGTTGACATGGGACAGGAATGTGGAGCGAGAGCTTGAAGATTGCAGAactcaaacataaacacacaattttccTTTTTGGGGCATAAATCGCTTCTTGTACATTTCCTATTCAATGTGATGAGTTATTCTTGGAAAACAGTATTAGGGAGTATTAAGTGTTGAATTTTCACAGCTCCAGATTAACATTCAAGAATCAGGATTAAGGCCTGTTACGTGCAGAGAATTAAGGATTTAAAGACGGcagatatataaaaacaaaaagctataTAAAAGGGAAAGTGATGGCGTCCaaaaagagctggaaaataGCTTTGCTGCTTTCATTATTCAGGTATCTCTGGCTGGCTTATTGCTTACGTTTCAGAGAAGTAACCCTAAAAATGGGACAATTTAAAGATAAATACAGACCACCGTAAGATGACAAAATCTAAAATGCATATCCTAAGGCTAATTTTATCTTGTTCGTATTTCCTCGTTACACGAACTGTCCAGTATTGGCAAGTGGCCTTTCTTTGCAGTGGTATGAAGAATCCAGTCAATATGTGTGTTGACTGCAAGGTGACATCTGTGCCCAGAGTCAAAGGAATGAAAGGGTTAATGTTAACCAGCTGCAGCCCAGGGGTATAAATCTAGCACTTCTAAAGAAGTAAAGGAttcaccccctccctcccagccTCCTATCCAGCCTCTCCCCCTCTGAGATTTC
Encoded here:
- the marveld1 gene encoding MARVEL domain-containing protein 1, with the translated sequence MAPQLPQPQVRKSILKFLRSFLGIIRILQIVFGAGLWVTIAASKYDGSIHFVLFVAVLFWLLTLALFFLTLLDKQDLVPLLGGERWLCTNLTHDAVAAVLYLPAIGVMIFKTGRISYCNLEQYTEPCQYKVYLTAAVFACLCCLAYLLSVIYGACRKCLGETTVI
- the LOC115055852 gene encoding arginine vasopressin-induced protein 1-like; its protein translation is MSPFPGFLRMDTGPASPPSSMMAGPSRLWRLAERRNRKAGSGNIFSDVNLWQLQRLFRAAGDQDAEQRAQLVWGHGDEAELAQALIGLRSRSHRRGLRTNGRDSLGSHWLRAFNHLRIGESAPRSQGKVVAEETDSEAKTHGSPEPRRHSAVGTTERSTGATVVQTQGQSLPGMSERPVRVSSGVRRGGESDPERYLHRILH